The DNA region CAGACGATCAACCGGCAAGCTGCTTAATGCGCTCGACCAAGTGTCCGAACGCTCCGTTCACGTACTCCAATGCCTTGGGTTGCGCGTCCCGTAGAGAGTCTTTGAAACTGTCCAGATCGGCCAGCCATTGCCGGTGCAGCCGGCCAAGCTCGTTGACTTGTTGCTGGAAGACTTGCAGGTTGCCGCTTCCACGAAAAGCTTGGTAGCCGCGCTCAAGGGTCGCCGCCGTGACCAGCAGTTGAGCAGCCTGTTGCTTGTGCTCATCGGAGAACTCGGCCACACCGTCATAGGGACGCGCTGCCTTGTTGCGCTCGGCTTCGGACGCCTCCTCCATGATGAGGGCGTAGCGATAAAATCCAGGGAACTCGCTGGACAGTGCCATGAGTTGCTGGTCGGAGGTGCCGACCCAGATCTTATGCAGGTCGGGCGTGTATCCCATCATGCGATGGATGATCGCATGGGGATCATTGACGCCTTGGGCACCAAGCTGCTGCATGTGCTGATCGATCCTTGCGGCCAGTCGGCGAAATTCATTCACGCCCAATTCAAGCCTCCCACGGATTGATGATGGGGACGCCGGCAGCTTGGAAAGGCGCTGTGTCGCGCGAGGCCACGATAAAGCCCCGCGAGGCCGCGATCGCGGCGATATACCCGTCAGGCGTTGGAAACCCTCGACCGCCCGTCCTGGCCATCACGGCCAGCTCGGCATAGCGCCTGGCCGCATCGGTGTCGAAGGGCAGCACCCGATCCCGAAACAGTCCCAGCAGGCCGTCAAGTGCCTTGGCCAGCATGTCCCGGCGCTTGCCAGCGGGCAGCGCCGCGATGCCAAACAGCAACTCGGCCAGCGTCACACTGGACAGGTAGAGCGTTGGGGCGGCTTGAGCGTTCAGCCAGGCTCGCACGGCCGGGTGCGGCTCTGGCTTCATCGCCTCGGAAACGACGTTGGTATCGAGGACGATCATTCAAACCCCAGCGGCATGGCCGGCGCCCTGTCGCTGACTCGGTCGAAGACCTCGAAATCCTCGTTGGTCAGTCCAATATTGCGGCTCAACGCTGCGAGCGCTTCGCCCAGGCGAACGCGCGCCTCTGGCTTGACGGCGAGGGCCAGAATTTCCCGAACCTCAGCCTCGGTGCTGCGCCCATGAAGAGCGGCCTGCACCCTCAGCGCGCGATGCACATCGTCGGGCAGATTGCGTACGGTCAGCATGGCCATGGCGTCACCTCATAAAAATACATTCAATGCAGTCATTTTACTTAATTGTATGCAATGCCTGCAAGCGTTGGTGTGTCGCCAAGCATCTGTTTTCTGGCGGAATTTTCGGCGGTTTGGGCTTGCATCCCCTATTCGGCAGCCTGCCCTCCGATAATTCAACTGTTGAGCTTTCAACCAAGAACGGCTACCCTTTGCTCGCGTGTACAGAAAGGATCTCATGAGGTTTTATCTATTTCAACCCCAGACTGAGAGGCACATTCGCAAATCCCTCGAATATCTGGAAGAAGCCAAAGTCAGCCGGGTCGAGCATCAGGTGGCCGCCGAGCACCATAGGGCATTGACCGCCATGTATGCGCAGCGAATCAGCCGCATCGAGGCGGAAATCAGCGATGCATTACAGGCTTCTTCAAAGAGTAGTCTGCCGGTCCAGGCCGCTGACAACGAGAGCGTTCGCCCGAAGTCCGATTCGGTGGTGATTTATCCGTCGCGGGCTTCGCATGCCTGAGCGCTGCCACCTTGACCGAGATCAGCATGACGACCCTCAGGTCACGCCTTTGAAAGCGCCGTCGTCCGCCCACGAAGGCAAGCCCGCCAAGGTTGCCAGTCAAGGCCTCGACGGATAGATTCCCATCAGGGCAATGCAGTAATGCGAGCCGTCAACGGGCTCCTTGCCCTTGAGATTGGGCAACGCGAAGGTGGTAACGCCATCTCCGCCATAGGTCGTGCCGAGCAAGGAAAACAGCGCCGTATTCTGGCTGATTGGCAACAGGGCGCCATCGCACAAAGCCCAACCCTGGGGAGCGAAATTGAAGGCCAACAGCTCAATTTGTCCGATAAATGGTTCCATGGGGTCTCCCTTGTATTGCCACTGATCGCCAGCCATCTGACGCAGCGACAGCATAGCCCATGGGCGGCGATGTGTATGCAGGTTTTCCTCTATGTGGGGGTAGAAGGGGTTGTAAGCCGGAACCCCAGA from Polaromonas naphthalenivorans CJ2 includes:
- a CDS encoding type II toxin-antitoxin system VapC family toxin is translated as MIVLDTNVVSEAMKPEPHPAVRAWLNAQAAPTLYLSSVTLAELLFGIAALPAGKRRDMLAKALDGLLGLFRDRVLPFDTDAARRYAELAVMARTGGRGFPTPDGYIAAIAASRGFIVASRDTAPFQAAGVPIINPWEA
- a CDS encoding FitA-like ribbon-helix-helix domain-containing protein, translated to MAMLTVRNLPDDVHRALRVQAALHGRSTEAEVREILALAVKPEARVRLGEALAALSRNIGLTNEDFEVFDRVSDRAPAMPLGFE
- a CDS encoding phage tail protein; this translates as MEPFIGQIELLAFNFAPQGWALCDGALLPISQNTALFSLLGTTYGGDGVTTFALPNLKGKEPVDGSHYCIALMGIYPSRP